In Rahnella variigena, one DNA window encodes the following:
- a CDS encoding type 2 GTP cyclohydrolase I → MNNLQLERLINQKLDISNYKDYAPNGLQVEGRREVQRVVTGVTASQDLLDAAIAVEADAVLVHHGYFWKDEPAEIRGMKRNRLKTLLATDTNMYAYHLPLDGHPELGNNAQLAKLFGINVQGEIAVLLPWGELEKPLTGEEFRQRIEVTLDRNVLHSSQNAPAEIRRVAWCSGGGQGYIQKAAEYGVDAFISGEVSEQTIHIAREMGLHFYAAGHHATERYGVKALGEWLAAEHGLDVMFIDIDNPA, encoded by the coding sequence ATGAATAATCTCCAGCTTGAACGCCTGATTAATCAGAAACTGGACATCAGCAACTACAAAGATTACGCGCCGAACGGATTACAGGTTGAAGGCCGTCGCGAAGTACAACGCGTGGTGACCGGTGTGACGGCGTCGCAAGATTTGCTGGATGCCGCGATTGCGGTGGAAGCCGATGCGGTGCTGGTGCATCACGGTTACTTCTGGAAAGACGAACCGGCTGAAATTCGTGGCATGAAACGCAACCGTCTCAAGACGTTGCTGGCGACTGACACCAACATGTACGCCTATCATCTGCCGCTTGACGGCCATCCTGAACTGGGCAATAACGCGCAACTGGCAAAGCTGTTCGGAATTAACGTGCAGGGCGAAATTGCCGTGTTGTTGCCGTGGGGCGAGCTGGAAAAACCGCTGACCGGTGAAGAGTTTCGACAGCGCATCGAAGTGACGCTGGATCGCAACGTCCTTCACAGTTCACAGAATGCACCGGCTGAAATCCGCCGTGTGGCGTGGTGTTCCGGTGGCGGTCAGGGCTACATTCAGAAAGCGGCGGAATATGGCGTCGATGCCTTTATCAGCGGCGAAGTGTCCGAACAGACGATACATATTGCCCGCGAAATGGGGCTGCATTTCTACGCCGCCGGCCATCACGCCACAGAACGTTATGGCGTGAAGGCGCTGGGCGAATGGCTGGCAGCGGAACATGGGCTGGACGTCATGTTTATCGACATTGATAACCCTGCCTAG
- a CDS encoding MFS transporter, translating into MLLGSGLLTTYISLRLSAVHVSGAMIGAIIAANYIGLVIGGKVGHILIARVGHIRAYVSCSGIITAAVLGHGLTDIIPIWVVLRLIIGLCMMVQYMVLESWLNDQAESSQRGVVFGFYMVASYLGMALGQVVLMLNSDLGVSTLIVIALCFALCLVPIALTTRTNVGHMSPAPMELKFFIGAIPKVLAITLLIGMVVGSFYGLAPIYTSQQSLSTQQTGLFMALAIFAGLLAQFPLSWLSDRYNRNMLMRINAILLAVAALPLALLTHISFPLLLGIGFIVSLMQFTLYPLVVALANDMIEPERRVSLSACLLMAFGVGACIGPLAVGALIEPLGGNILYAFFAICGGGIVALSRTSKKEEETQMAVDAPVPHIAMPDSLSSSPLSPALNPAFDEQMIQDTMPAPENVVEPLVEESEAAEQEEEEEEEEESKYPPQGADPEVDTGLQRAFTLLEDSVPEETTDKTIHK; encoded by the coding sequence ATGCTGCTGGGCTCCGGCCTGCTGACTACCTACATTTCCCTGCGTTTGTCCGCTGTCCACGTCAGCGGCGCGATGATCGGGGCAATCATTGCGGCCAACTACATCGGGCTGGTGATCGGCGGTAAAGTCGGCCACATTCTGATTGCCCGCGTCGGGCACATTCGCGCATACGTTTCCTGTTCCGGCATCATTACCGCCGCCGTGCTAGGTCATGGCCTGACCGACATTATCCCGATCTGGGTGGTGCTGCGCCTGATCATCGGCTTGTGCATGATGGTGCAATATATGGTGCTGGAAAGCTGGCTTAACGACCAGGCCGAATCCAGTCAGCGCGGCGTGGTATTCGGCTTTTATATGGTGGCGTCTTATCTCGGGATGGCACTTGGTCAGGTGGTGCTGATGCTCAACAGCGATTTAGGCGTCAGTACGCTCATCGTTATCGCGCTGTGTTTCGCCCTGTGTCTGGTGCCGATTGCCCTGACGACGCGCACCAACGTCGGACATATGTCTCCGGCGCCGATGGAGCTGAAATTCTTTATCGGCGCGATCCCCAAAGTGCTGGCTATCACGTTGCTGATTGGCATGGTCGTCGGGTCGTTCTACGGGCTGGCGCCGATTTACACCAGCCAGCAATCGCTGAGCACACAACAAACCGGTCTGTTTATGGCGCTGGCGATTTTCGCCGGATTACTGGCGCAGTTCCCGCTGAGCTGGCTGTCGGATCGGTATAACCGCAACATGCTGATGCGCATTAACGCGATTCTGCTGGCCGTGGCGGCATTGCCGCTGGCGCTGCTCACGCATATCTCCTTCCCGCTGCTGCTTGGCATCGGTTTTATCGTCAGCCTGATGCAGTTCACGTTGTACCCGCTGGTCGTCGCGCTGGCCAATGACATGATCGAGCCGGAACGCCGTGTTTCGCTGTCCGCCTGTCTGCTGATGGCGTTCGGCGTCGGTGCCTGTATCGGTCCGCTGGCGGTCGGCGCGCTGATCGAGCCACTGGGTGGCAATATTTTGTACGCATTTTTTGCGATTTGCGGCGGCGGCATTGTGGCGCTGAGCCGGACATCGAAAAAAGAAGAAGAGACGCAGATGGCGGTCGATGCACCGGTTCCGCACATCGCCATGCCGGACAGCCTGAGCAGTTCCCCGCTTTCTCCTGCACTGAATCCGGCCTTTGATGAGCAGATGATTCAGGACACCATGCCCGCGCCGGAAAATGTGGTTGAACCGCTGGTTGAGGAAAGCGAAGCCGCAGAGCAAGAAGAGGAAGAAGAGGAAGAAGAGGAAAGTAAGTATCCACCGCAGGGCGCAGACCCCGAAGTGGATACCGGATTACAGCGGGCGTTTACCCTGCTGGAAGACAGCGTTCCTGAAGAGACAACTGATAAAACGATACATAAGTAA
- the pxpB gene encoding 5-oxoprolinase subunit PxpB: MQRARCYLLGERAVVLELEPPVSLASQQRIWGLAQRLQDRATYPGVREVIPGMNNLTVLLTDAQSSALDAIERLQTWWEESEAIEPASRLIEIPVIYGGTQGPDLEHVAQHTGMTPRQVVECHSGIDYTVFFLGFQPGFPYLGGMPEKLSTPRHGEPRLSVPAGSVGIGGSQTGIYPLATPGGWQLIGQTLLAMFDPLREIPTLLLPGDSVRFVPQKEGVC; the protein is encoded by the coding sequence GTGCAACGAGCACGATGTTACCTGCTGGGTGAACGCGCGGTAGTGCTGGAACTGGAACCTCCGGTTTCGCTGGCGAGCCAGCAGCGTATCTGGGGACTGGCTCAGCGTTTACAGGATCGGGCGACCTATCCCGGTGTCCGCGAAGTCATACCCGGTATGAATAACCTGACGGTGTTACTCACCGACGCGCAAAGTTCGGCGCTGGATGCGATTGAACGCCTGCAAACCTGGTGGGAAGAGAGTGAAGCGATTGAGCCGGCATCACGGCTGATTGAAATTCCGGTGATTTACGGCGGCACGCAGGGCCCGGATTTAGAGCATGTGGCGCAGCATACCGGTATGACGCCGCGTCAGGTGGTCGAATGCCACAGTGGCATTGATTACACCGTCTTCTTCCTGGGTTTCCAGCCCGGCTTCCCTTATCTGGGCGGCATGCCGGAGAAACTGAGCACACCGCGTCATGGTGAACCGCGTCTTTCTGTACCCGCAGGTTCGGTCGGTATCGGCGGCAGCCAGACGGGTATTTATCCGCTGGCCACGCCGGGCGGCTGGCAGTTGATCGGGCAAACGTTGCTGGCAATGTTTGATCCGCTGCGCGAAATTCCGACATTACTCCTGCCGGGTGACAGCGTGCGCTTCGTGCCACAAAAGGAGGGCGTATGCTGA
- the pxpC gene encoding 5-oxoprolinase subunit PxpC, whose protein sequence is MLKVLRAGMLTTVQDLGRNGYRQQGVSQSGALDAPALRIANLLVGNDENAAGLEITLGQFSAEFHREGWIALTGAGCHAQLDGKDLWTGWNYPVKPGQILTMKMPTRGMRSYLAISGGIDVPQVMGSRSTDLKARFGGFQGRQLQDGDQLPTGDSSQQPKHSGGIKQLLFGNRIRALPGPEYQEFSAQSREEFWRASWQLSPQSNRMGYRLHGHVLKRETDREMLSHGLLPGVVQVPHGGQPIVLMADAQTTGGYPRIACVIEADLYNLAQIRLGEPVHFVKCTPEEAQKALREQSLFIEQVKRGLHGR, encoded by the coding sequence ATGCTGAAGGTTTTACGCGCAGGGATGTTGACCACCGTGCAGGATTTAGGCCGTAACGGTTATCGCCAGCAGGGCGTCAGCCAGTCCGGTGCGCTGGATGCGCCGGCGTTGCGGATTGCTAATCTGCTGGTCGGCAATGACGAGAATGCCGCCGGTCTGGAAATCACGCTCGGTCAGTTCAGCGCAGAGTTTCACCGTGAAGGATGGATTGCGCTGACCGGCGCGGGCTGTCACGCGCAACTCGATGGCAAAGATCTCTGGACCGGCTGGAATTATCCGGTGAAGCCGGGACAGATTCTGACGATGAAAATGCCGACGCGCGGTATGCGCAGTTATCTGGCAATTTCCGGCGGGATTGATGTGCCACAAGTCATGGGGTCGCGCAGTACGGATCTGAAAGCCAGGTTTGGCGGTTTTCAGGGGCGTCAGTTGCAGGATGGCGATCAGCTTCCCACCGGCGACTCATCCCAGCAGCCGAAGCATTCCGGCGGCATTAAACAGTTGCTCTTCGGCAACCGCATCCGTGCCTTGCCGGGACCGGAATATCAGGAATTCAGCGCGCAGTCGCGTGAAGAATTCTGGCGTGCTTCCTGGCAGCTTAGTCCGCAAAGTAACCGTATGGGCTATCGTCTGCACGGGCATGTCCTGAAGCGCGAAACTGATCGCGAAATGTTGTCGCACGGCTTGTTACCGGGCGTGGTACAGGTGCCGCACGGCGGACAACCGATTGTGCTGATGGCCGATGCCCAGACTACCGGCGGTTATCCGCGTATCGCCTGTGTCATCGAAGCCGATTTATATAATCTGGCGCAAATCCGCCTTGGCGAACCCGTTCACTTTGTGAAATGTACGCCAGAAGAGGCGCAGAAAGCGCTGCGTGAGCAATCGCTGTTTATTGAGCAGGTAAAACGGGGGCTGCATGGTCGTTGA
- the pxpA gene encoding 5-oxoprolinase subunit PxpA, with amino-acid sequence MVVDLNADLGEGCANDEALLQLVSSANIACGFHAGDAQTMRQSVRWALKYGVAIGAHPSFPDRENFGRTAMRLPPETVYAQVVYQLGALAAITRAEGGEMVHVKPHGMLYNQAATDAILADAIARAVHTINPGLRLVGLAGSELIRAGERLGLQTRQEVFADRRYQSDGTLVPRSQPDAMIESDELALDQTLAMVQQGKVLSREGLWVPVSADTVCLHGDGEHALTFARRLREAFGEQNIQISAG; translated from the coding sequence ATGGTCGTTGATCTCAACGCGGATTTAGGCGAAGGCTGTGCCAACGATGAGGCACTGTTGCAACTGGTCAGTTCCGCCAATATTGCCTGCGGATTCCATGCCGGTGACGCGCAGACCATGCGTCAGTCTGTACGCTGGGCGCTGAAATACGGCGTGGCGATTGGCGCACATCCGTCGTTTCCCGACCGGGAAAACTTTGGCCGTACTGCGATGCGGTTGCCTCCTGAAACGGTGTACGCACAGGTGGTGTATCAGCTCGGCGCACTGGCCGCCATCACCCGTGCGGAAGGCGGGGAAATGGTTCACGTGAAGCCGCACGGCATGCTTTACAATCAGGCTGCGACCGACGCTATTCTGGCTGATGCGATTGCCCGTGCGGTGCATACCATCAACCCGGGGCTGCGTCTGGTCGGACTGGCGGGCAGTGAATTGATCCGCGCGGGTGAGCGGCTCGGGCTGCAAACGCGTCAGGAAGTATTTGCTGACCGCCGGTATCAAAGTGACGGCACGCTGGTGCCGCGCAGTCAGCCGGATGCCATGATTGAAAGCGACGAACTGGCGCTGGACCAGACGCTGGCGATGGTGCAACAAGGCAAAGTTCTCAGCCGCGAAGGCCTCTGGGTGCCGGTCAGCGCCGATACTGTCTGCCTTCACGGCGACGGTGAGCACGCACTGACTTTCGCCCGCCGGTTGCGGGAAGCGTTTGGTGAGCAAAACATTCAGATCAGCGCGGGCTGA
- the pcp gene encoding pyroglutamyl-peptidase I, with amino-acid sequence MRKVLVTGFEPFGGERVNPSWEVVKQLGDLELSGAQIVVRQLPCVFGKAIDALNTAIDEILPEMVICVGQAGGRVDFSLERVAINVDDARIPDNEGNQPVDETIVADGPAAYFSSLPIKTIVSGLRESGIPACVSQTAGTYVCNHVMYGLMHRLAQPSCKVVKGGFIHIPYLPEQAAKHPGAPSMSVHTVLNALELTIAIALHTEQDLKIAEGATH; translated from the coding sequence ATGCGTAAAGTTCTGGTAACCGGTTTTGAGCCTTTTGGCGGCGAGCGTGTGAATCCGTCATGGGAAGTGGTCAAACAACTCGGCGATCTGGAGTTATCCGGCGCGCAGATTGTGGTGCGTCAGTTGCCGTGTGTGTTCGGTAAAGCCATTGATGCGCTGAATACGGCAATTGATGAAATCCTGCCGGAAATGGTGATTTGCGTCGGACAGGCGGGCGGGCGCGTCGATTTCAGTCTCGAACGTGTGGCGATCAACGTCGATGATGCGCGTATTCCTGATAACGAAGGCAATCAGCCGGTGGACGAAACCATTGTCGCCGACGGACCTGCGGCCTATTTTTCCTCACTGCCGATCAAAACGATTGTCAGCGGATTACGCGAATCTGGTATTCCGGCGTGCGTATCACAAACCGCCGGTACCTATGTCTGTAATCACGTGATGTACGGGCTGATGCACCGGCTGGCCCAGCCGTCATGCAAGGTGGTGAAGGGCGGTTTTATCCATATTCCTTATCTGCCGGAACAGGCGGCGAAGCATCCTGGCGCGCCGAGTATGTCAGTACACACTGTCCTGAACGCCCTTGAGCTGACTATCGCTATCGCGCTGCACACGGAACAAGATTTGAAAATTGCTGAGGGTGCGACTCACTGA
- the nei gene encoding endonuclease VIII has protein sequence MPEGPEIRRAADLLAEAVVNKPLTEAWFAFPSLKPYQSALRGTKITSIETRGKALLTHFSNGLTLYSHNQLYGVWRVVNAGEVAKETKRSLRVKLQTTGAAILLYSASEISIYDSAEIENHPFLQRIGPDVLDETLTVAQVRERLLSPKFCNRQLGGMLLDQAFLAGLGNYLRAEILWLAKLLPDHKPKELNEAELDALADACLSVARLSYATRGTMDENVHHGALFRFKVFGRTGMPCERCGDPIAKTSVSSRPFFWCPVCQV, from the coding sequence ATGCCAGAAGGTCCTGAAATCCGCCGCGCTGCCGATTTACTGGCAGAAGCGGTGGTCAATAAACCGCTTACGGAAGCGTGGTTTGCGTTTCCCTCATTAAAACCATATCAGTCTGCACTGCGCGGAACGAAAATCACCTCGATTGAAACGCGTGGCAAAGCGCTGCTGACGCACTTTTCTAACGGACTGACGCTCTACAGCCACAATCAGCTCTATGGTGTCTGGCGGGTGGTGAATGCCGGTGAAGTGGCGAAAGAAACCAAACGCTCGCTGCGGGTAAAATTGCAGACCACCGGCGCGGCGATCCTGCTGTACAGCGCGTCGGAAATCAGTATTTACGATTCGGCGGAAATCGAGAATCATCCGTTCCTGCAACGTATCGGCCCCGACGTGCTGGATGAGACGTTGACGGTCGCACAGGTACGTGAGCGGTTACTTTCACCTAAATTCTGCAACCGGCAGTTAGGCGGAATGTTGCTGGATCAGGCTTTTCTGGCCGGGCTGGGCAACTATCTGCGGGCGGAAATTCTCTGGCTGGCGAAACTATTGCCAGATCATAAACCGAAAGAACTGAACGAAGCGGAACTGGATGCGCTGGCGGATGCCTGTTTGTCTGTTGCGCGGTTATCTTATGCTACACGCGGCACGATGGATGAAAATGTGCATCACGGCGCGCTGTTTCGCTTTAAGGTGTTTGGCCGCACGGGTATGCCTTGTGAGCGCTGCGGTGATCCGATCGCGAAAACCAGCGTGTCATCGCGACCGTTTTTCTGGTGTCCGGTGTGTCAGGTATGA
- a CDS encoding autotransporter family protein, which yields MTVDGEITLGEMTSPYLSVVSTTGNEAYAFNIINEGKLVLNYADVSTTNSSKTFNITTGASAEINNADISSGKQDSSVIYVSDKGSALTGNDIRITSDAAQARGINIRSGASADLSNIDITLTNGRNAITVSDSTAIIENLTISQNSESTQSAVYVSGSSDTKKATAEIINGNVEMTGTGDIMVNTNIYSDVTLNGGTYKAVGDNNTGFFTATKGAKLIANDLTLITDGTHSNAVDARGETELNNVSITTLGNQSYALYVDSNEATNAGLPPVMLTAKDMKINTTGASSAAVVAARAGIMDLDGAEITTQGSNSNLLVAMNDSTLDANAVKGMSTGQAASAIRSYANSQMTISNSELSATGALANGIYTQGFDADHQAVVTLDNSLVSSATSEGILAAGANTRINVNNGSTVQSGNGILLKAESFIDTDTGVTVQSQVNLSASNSHMEGEIIVDTGSIVDVYLNSGSEWQGTTANTNSVNIDDSSLWTLTGDSTISQMNSSGTTHFTHSGNEYSELTVNGNMTGDGVYSINTYLDDSNSPTDKIHVTGDITGQNTLFVTSTGGNGNNTLGNGIEVVTVDGTNTQGTDAFTLGNSVSAGAFNYGLRKGDITTGEGENWYLSNCASYDCSTPIPDPDPIPDPTPDDNPDDNPDDIPDDIPDDIPDDIPDDIPDDNPDVNPIPTPSDDTQPWREEVPGYIAAPVLNMQYGFDVIGTYHQRTGGDVLHKDGAWGRIVGTHTENDAGRYSFDTDTWYAQLGMDLMWDKNEENTERSAGIIVTLGRQNTDAQDSLRSNNPMYSVQTGSLDSDIYSIGGYYTLKAQDGGYIDAVGMGSWYKNSYDSTHDADQDGYGVALSVEAGKPFTLHENLKIEPQAQVIYQYLNLEDFNDDISHVSGVSTSNAQARGGVRLFLDNPTWTPYLTLDAVTTIGDEPDVQIADQRLKAEFSDSWWQTGAGLAGKLSENTTIYTDVRYQKGFDSDLEGYSGNLGIKVNF from the coding sequence GTGACCGTCGATGGTGAAATTACTCTTGGCGAGATGACATCACCTTACCTATCTGTAGTCTCCACGACCGGCAACGAAGCCTATGCCTTCAATATTATTAATGAAGGCAAACTGGTACTTAATTATGCTGACGTCAGCACAACAAATTCCAGTAAAACATTTAACATCACTACCGGTGCTTCGGCTGAAATTAATAATGCCGATATAAGTTCAGGCAAACAGGATAGCAGTGTTATTTATGTCTCCGATAAAGGATCGGCTTTAACTGGCAATGATATTCGTATCACCAGTGATGCAGCTCAGGCCCGGGGAATTAATATCCGCTCAGGTGCGTCAGCTGATCTGAGCAATATTGACATTACCTTAACCAATGGCCGAAACGCGATCACAGTATCGGACTCAACCGCGATCATTGAAAACCTCACCATTAGTCAAAATTCTGAAAGTACTCAATCAGCTGTTTATGTATCAGGTTCGAGCGACACCAAGAAAGCCACCGCTGAGATAATAAACGGCAACGTCGAAATGACCGGTACTGGCGATATTATGGTGAACACAAACATTTACAGCGATGTCACGCTCAATGGCGGGACATATAAAGCGGTAGGTGATAATAACACCGGATTTTTTACAGCGACTAAGGGCGCGAAATTAATCGCCAATGACCTTACACTCATCACCGATGGCACGCACTCCAATGCGGTGGATGCACGGGGGGAGACAGAATTAAATAACGTCAGTATCACGACTCTGGGTAATCAGTCTTACGCTCTCTATGTCGATTCCAATGAAGCGACAAACGCGGGATTACCGCCCGTCATGCTGACTGCCAAAGATATGAAGATCAACACCACAGGGGCCAGTTCAGCCGCTGTTGTCGCTGCCCGCGCAGGGATTATGGATCTTGATGGCGCGGAGATCACAACTCAGGGATCAAACAGTAATCTGCTGGTAGCAATGAATGATTCCACCCTTGATGCCAATGCAGTCAAGGGAATGTCGACTGGCCAAGCTGCTTCCGCTATCCGTTCCTACGCCAACAGCCAGATGACCATCAGCAATAGCGAATTATCAGCCACCGGTGCATTAGCAAATGGCATCTATACGCAGGGTTTTGATGCAGACCATCAGGCCGTCGTAACGCTGGATAACAGCCTTGTCAGCAGCGCCACCAGCGAGGGAATACTGGCTGCAGGTGCCAATACCCGGATTAACGTGAACAACGGATCAACCGTGCAAAGCGGAAACGGTATTCTGCTGAAAGCTGAAAGTTTCATAGATACTGATACGGGCGTGACCGTGCAAAGTCAGGTGAACTTATCCGCCAGTAACTCGCATATGGAAGGCGAAATCATTGTCGATACCGGCAGTATTGTGGATGTCTATCTTAACAGCGGCTCTGAATGGCAAGGCACTACCGCAAATACCAACAGCGTCAATATCGATGATTCCAGCCTGTGGACACTGACGGGTGATTCGACGATTTCGCAGATGAATTCAAGCGGCACCACACACTTCACTCACAGCGGCAATGAATATTCAGAGCTGACAGTGAATGGCAATATGACCGGTGACGGCGTTTATAGCATTAATACCTACCTTGATGACAGTAATTCGCCGACAGATAAGATCCACGTAACGGGCGACATTACCGGTCAAAATACCCTGTTTGTCACCAGCACTGGCGGCAACGGTAATAATACGCTGGGTAACGGGATTGAAGTGGTTACCGTGGATGGAACGAATACGCAGGGAACCGATGCTTTCACGCTGGGGAATTCTGTTTCTGCCGGCGCTTTCAACTACGGTCTGCGTAAAGGCGATATCACCACCGGTGAGGGCGAAAACTGGTATCTGAGCAATTGCGCCAGTTACGATTGTTCAACGCCTATCCCGGATCCAGATCCTATTCCGGACCCAACGCCAGATGATAATCCGGACGACAATCCTGATGATATTCCTGATGATATTCCTGATGATATTCCTGATGATATTCCTGACGATATCCCGGATGACAATCCTGATGTCAATCCAATCCCGACGCCATCCGATGACACTCAGCCATGGCGTGAGGAAGTGCCGGGATACATCGCGGCGCCAGTGCTGAATATGCAGTATGGCTTTGATGTGATCGGGACTTACCATCAGCGTACCGGCGGTGATGTGCTGCATAAAGACGGAGCCTGGGGTCGGATTGTCGGTACTCACACTGAGAATGACGCTGGTCGTTACAGCTTTGACACCGATACCTGGTATGCACAGTTGGGTATGGATCTGATGTGGGATAAAAACGAAGAAAATACCGAACGCAGTGCCGGTATTATCGTGACACTCGGACGTCAGAATACTGATGCGCAAGACAGCCTTCGCAGCAATAACCCGATGTATTCCGTACAAACCGGCAGTTTAGACAGCGACATCTACAGCATTGGTGGTTATTACACGCTGAAAGCGCAAGATGGCGGATACATTGACGCGGTGGGCATGGGCAGCTGGTATAAAAACAGTTATGACAGCACACATGATGCCGATCAGGACGGTTATGGCGTCGCGTTATCAGTAGAAGCTGGCAAGCCATTTACCCTGCATGAAAATCTGAAAATTGAACCACAGGCGCAGGTGATCTATCAGTATCTTAATCTGGAAGATTTCAACGATGACATCAGCCATGTCTCCGGCGTATCAACCAGTAACGCGCAGGCACGCGGCGGTGTGCGGCTGTTCCTGGATAATCCGACCTGGACGCCTTATCTGACGCTGGATGCTGTCACCACTATCGGCGATGAACCAGATGTACAAATCGCGGATCAGCGACTGAAAGCAGAATTCAGCGACAGCTGGTGGCAGACAGGCGCAGGTCTGGCGGGCAAACTCAGTGAAAACACCACGATTTATACTGACGTCCGCTACCAGAAAGGCTTTGATTCAGATCTGGAAGGCTACAGCGGCAATCTGGGTATCAAAGTGAATTTCTGA
- a CDS encoding citrate synthase — MADKKATLTLQGHDPIELNVLSGTLGQDEIDIRPLGAKGFFTYDPGFTSTASCESKITFIDGDEGILLHRGFPIDQLAQESTFLEVSYLLLNGETPTPEQYEEFKTNVTRHTMVHEQITRLFHGFRRDSHPMAVLCGVTGALAAFYHDSIDVENERHREIAAYRLLSKMPTVAAMCYKYSIGQPFVYPRNDLSYAGNFLHMMFSTPCEEYKVNPILERAMDRILILHADHEQNASTSTVRTAGSSGANPFACIAAGIASLWGPAHGGANEAALKMLEEISSVDHIPEFVKRAKDKNDSFRLMGFGHRVYKNYDPRATVMRETCHEVLKELDLKDNLLEVAMELEHIALNDPYFIEKKLYPNVDFYSGIILKAMGIPSSMFTVIFAMARTVGWIAHWSEMHQEGIKIARPRQLYTGYDKRDFHSQLKK; from the coding sequence ATGGCTGATAAGAAAGCGACACTTACCCTACAAGGTCACGACCCGATTGAACTAAACGTGCTATCCGGCACGCTGGGCCAGGATGAAATTGATATCCGCCCGTTAGGCGCGAAAGGTTTTTTCACCTATGACCCCGGTTTTACGTCTACCGCATCTTGCGAATCTAAAATCACCTTTATCGACGGTGACGAAGGGATCCTGTTACATCGCGGCTTCCCGATTGATCAACTGGCGCAAGAATCTACTTTCCTGGAAGTGAGTTATCTGCTGCTCAACGGCGAAACCCCGACGCCAGAACAGTATGAAGAATTCAAAACCAATGTGACCCGTCATACGATGGTTCACGAGCAAATCACCCGCCTGTTCCACGGTTTCCGTCGTGACTCTCACCCGATGGCTGTGCTGTGTGGTGTGACCGGCGCACTGGCGGCGTTTTATCACGACTCGATTGACGTCGAAAATGAACGTCACCGTGAAATCGCGGCTTACCGCCTGCTGTCCAAAATGCCGACCGTGGCAGCCATGTGTTACAAATATTCCATCGGCCAGCCGTTTGTTTATCCGCGCAACGACCTGTCGTATGCCGGTAACTTCCTGCACATGATGTTCTCCACGCCGTGCGAAGAGTACAAAGTGAACCCGATTCTGGAACGCGCCATGGATCGTATTCTGATCCTGCATGCTGACCACGAACAAAACGCGTCGACGTCTACCGTGCGTACCGCCGGTTCTTCTGGCGCTAACCCGTTCGCCTGTATCGCTGCGGGCATCGCGTCCCTGTGGGGACCGGCTCACGGCGGTGCCAACGAAGCTGCGCTGAAAATGCTGGAAGAGATCAGCAGCGTTGATCACATTCCGGAATTCGTTAAGCGTGCAAAAGACAAAAATGATTCCTTCCGCCTGATGGGCTTCGGTCACCGTGTTTACAAAAACTATGACCCGCGCGCTACCGTAATGCGTGAAACCTGTCATGAAGTGCTGAAAGAGCTGGATCTGAAAGACAACCTGCTGGAAGTGGCGATGGAACTTGAGCACATTGCGCTCAACGACCCGTACTTCATCGAGAAGAAACTGTATCCGAACGTCGATTTCTACTCCGGCATCATTCTGAAAGCGATGGGTATTCCGTCTTCCATGTTTACCGTTATCTTCGCGATGGCGCGTACTGTTGGCTGGATTGCTCACTGGAGTGAAATGCATCAGGAAGGCATTAAAATCGCCCGTCCTCGTCAGCTGTATACCGGTTACGACAAGCGCGATTTCCATTCTCAGCTGAAAAAATAA
- the sdhC gene encoding succinate dehydrogenase cytochrome b556 subunit: MGKTVKKQRPVNLDLQTIRFPVTAIASILHRVSGVITFVAVGILLWLLGLSLSSPEGFAHAAAIMNSFFVKFIFWGILTALAYHVCGGIRHLLMDFGYIEESLAAGTRSAQVAIGLTVVLSILAGVLVW, translated from the coding sequence GTGGGCAAAACCGTGAAAAAACAAAGACCTGTCAATCTGGATCTGCAAACGATCCGGTTTCCTGTTACTGCGATAGCGTCCATCTTACACCGAGTCTCTGGCGTAATTACCTTCGTCGCCGTCGGTATCCTCCTCTGGCTGTTAGGCCTGTCTCTCTCTTCTCCTGAAGGGTTTGCACATGCTGCCGCCATCATGAATAGCTTCTTCGTCAAATTCATCTTTTGGGGAATACTCACTGCGCTGGCCTATCACGTTTGCGGTGGCATCCGCCATTTGCTGATGGATTTTGGCTATATCGAAGAGAGTTTGGCTGCCGGTACCCGTTCTGCCCAGGTGGCAATCGGTCTGACCGTCGTGCTGTCAATTCTGGCTGGAGTCCTCGTATGGTAA